CCGTCTTGGGAATGCCGGGCTCTGATTGGCTATGCCCCTGCGGGTGGGTGGGACTTCCTTTTGGGCTCTATGGCGGCGTGGGGGGTGCGTGGGGttggtggggtgggatgggggcagtggggctgggattaacccgggatggggctggaaggggctgggatTAACCCGGGATgggggcagtggggctggggttaacccgggatggggctgggattaACCCAGGATgggggcagtggggctgggattAACCCAGGATgggggcagtggagctgggatTAACCCAGGATgggggcagtggagctggggttaacccgggatggggctgggattaACCCGGGATgggggcagtggggctggggttAACCCGGGATgggggcagtggagctggggttAACCCGGGATGGGGCAATGGGGCTGGGATTAACCTGGGATGGGGGCAGTGGTGGGTGTGGGGGAAGGAGACTGGGAGATGTGGAGCTGAGGGGAGCAGTCAGGCATCCTGGAATGGTTTCAGGGGACAAAGCTTTGGGTGCTGTTGTCAGACCCCCTGACCCCTAACATCCTATCTAGGAACACTAAAAGCTTTCCAGGATACTCAAAATCCTGCTTGGAATTCCTGATCCTTGAATCCTTGAAATCTtccccaggacccccaaatCCTAACTGAGATCCTCCAGAATGATTCCCAAGCTCCCAAAATCCTGTTGAGGATCTGGAAACCCTCACTTGGATCCCCAAATCCTAACTGGGATGCCCAAAATCCTTTCCAGGAGACCCAGACCCTACCTGGGAGCACCAAGAACCCTCCAGTAAAACCTTCAAATTATAACTGTACACCTAAATATCCCCCCAGCCGCCAGGGTGATCTGGGAAGGGAGATCAGGGAATCAtggattggtttgggttggaagagctCTTAAAACTAACCCAGtgtcacccctgccatggcagggacaccttccactgtcccaggctgctccaagctctgtccagcctggccttgggcactgccaggggcagccacagctgctctgggcaccctgtgccaggctctcccAACCCTCACGGGagggaatttcttcccaaaatccagcctAAAAGCCCAGTTTGCCAAGCCCTACAACAGCGTGGGTGCTTGGAGGTGCTCCCAGGTGGGAAGgagctctccctgtccctcagctcccccagggAAAGGCTCTTTGTGGCTGGGAAGGTGTCGGTAATATTTTCCGAGTGCTTTTCCAGGGAAGCGCCCCAGGGCTGGAATGTGCTGCTGGATGTTGTGTAACAGCATCTCAGGTGGCTGTGGGGCCGCAGGGATTGACACCCCTTTGTGTTCCAGGACACTCAGGAGAAGGACAAAGCCGTGGCCCCCGAGAGGGCAGAAGAGGCCAAGCTCAAGGCCAAATACCCCAACCTGGGCCAGAAGCCCGGAGGCTCCGATTTCCTCATGAAGAGGCTGCAGAAAGGGGTACGTGAGTGTCCCTCGGTGGGACGGGCCCCAGGGATCAGCCCAGGGCTCCCCCTGCCAGAGCCTGCCTTGGCTCTGCATCCCCCCAGCAGATCCCACCCTGTCCCGAAACCCGGGAAAAACCCTGAACTcggggtggaacaatgctggGATCCCTCCCTGGGATCTCCAGAGTTGATGTTTTAGCCCTGGTTTCAGTGTGCTGGTCCAGTGCAGGTGCAGCCAGGCCTGTCCTTGTGCTCCCTGAGAACGGAATTCAATCCCTCAGGAATGGAAGAAATCCCTCTCCAAGAGCCATCCTGCTctggccctgctggctcctctccttgcagaggctgctgcagaaaacacaaacccttcccaggctgcaggcagccagtGGCTGGGTCCCCTCCCTGGTGCCATTCCCGGTGCCATTCCCAGTGGCATTCCTGTATCATCCCCATTGCCATTCCTGGTGCCATTCCCAGTGCCATTCCCATGCCATTCCCATGCCATTCCCATGCCATTCCCATGCCGTTCCTGGTGCCATTCCTGTGGCATTCCCGTACCATTCCTGATGCCATTCCCATGCTATTCCTGGTACTGTTCCCTGTTTCATTCCCATGCCATTCCTGGTACCGTTCCTGGTGCCATTCTGTGCCATTCCCAGTGCCATCCCCAATGCCATTCCCAGTGCCATTCCCAGTGCCATTCCCAGTACCATTCCCAGTGCCATTCCCTGTTTCATTCCCGTGCCATTCCCAtgccattcccggtgtcccccTCACCCCTCGGGCAGGATTTGCtctctgctgtcccctccctgtccgtggctgttcccagctgtCCCGGGGCTGTTGTGGGGCCCAGCACCGGAGGGAGGGCTGTGATGGCTGTGGGGGGTGCCCCTGGCTGGATTCCAGGTGTCCCcaaagctgctccatccctgctctcctcacctgcacagggaagagagcagaaggctcctgggctgggagaaggaCAGGGAGGGATCAGTGCCTGAGCACCATCAGGGGCAAAAGGGACTGGACTGGGGGAAATGAAATGAATTTATTGTCCATCAAATCGGAgctgaaaaaagaataaaaataaataatgtaaaagaaataaatcctaAAAAAGCACCTAAGAGGTCAGGGGGGGTCTCTGCTCCCCATGAACCCCCATGGGCTGCCAGGGAATTTCGGCTTGAGcttctcctgcccctccctgaCTTGATGCCCACAGAGTCTCTCGCACGTTCTCACTCCTCTGGCCACAATTCCCATCTCCacaatcactttttttcccttcctagtTCTGGTATTCCCaaggctcagccctgcccagtgGCAGCTCCGTTCCAAACTTGGCTACGCAAACCTGGTGCGGGTTTTTATCGGGACTGGGCACCCTGAGGATGCCTCgggacacagccaggctctccagggcagtgggatggggccgtgctgggaaggagcagagtCCTGGGGTGATTGATGTGATGATGTGATGTGATAAGGCACTGAAATGATGCCCTTTGAGCTGGGAGGTGGCCCCCAGCCGTGGCCTGGCGGGCAGTGCCCTTGGGAGCTGCATGGTCCAGGAAAGGCCTTGGCAGCAGCCAGGATTTGTTCTCTGGGGCAAAAGTCCTGCCTCTATCACCCTGGCTCATCATCGCAGTCCAGAGGATCCCTGATGGGCTGTGCCTCAGCATTCCAGGGACTGGATCCCTGTTGTGCAAGGGCTGAGTAGGTCAAGGCTGGTCCCAGCCGGGCTCGGTGTGTCAGGGGTGCCTTGAGTCAGGCACTGGAGCTGccacccagggctgggctgagtcACTGGCTCTTGGCCAAAGGCCTTTTCAGGCAGGCCAGACTCACTGCTTGGATTTCCCCCTTGTGTGATGTTTTCATGGCCTGGTTTAGAGCAATCCCAACACTCCCTAAAGGATCCTTGTGGCTCCGCTCTTCCTGCGCACCCAGTAACGCAaacacctcttcctcctgcagcaaaaaTACTTCGATTCTGGCGACTACAACATGGCCAAGGCGAAGATGAAGAACAAGCAGCTGCCGAGTGCAGGGCCTGACAAGAACCTGGTGACAGGAGACCACATCCCCACGCCCCAGGACCTGCCTCAGAGAAAGTCCTCGCTCGTCACCAGCAAGCTGGCGGGGTAGCCTGCACTCTCCCCTGGGGGCTGCCCctctttttgtctcttttcttttggcTAAATGGATTGAACTTCACTGTACCATAGGGACGGGAGCACCAGAATCCACGTAGTTGTTTGAGTCTTTCCAGCGAACACACCCCAAACCTGAGTGGAGGGGCAGGGTTGGGTTGGCCCTTCCTCTCAGGGAGGCTTTGCcttaattttcctgctgtttgaaACCATCCTGGCTCACAGAGCCATTGGAACGCTGCCTCTTCGCTGGGAGGAGCGGGAGAGGGCTCGGGGGAGGCAcctggaggaggggagagcGTGGGGCTGAGGCGTGGGAGGGGATTTCGGGCGTTGGGGGTTGCAGAGACCGacccagctgggcaggaggtgTGATCCCAGACCTGGAAAGTGATCCCAGACCTGGAAAGTCTGATCCCTGATCTGGCAGGTGTCATCCCAGATAGGGAGAGTCTGATCCCTGACCTGGCAGGTGTCATCCCAGATAGGGAGAGTCTGATCCCTGATCTGGAAAGTCTGATCCCTGATCTGGTAGGTGTGATCCCAGACCTGGCAGATTTGATCCCAGACCTGGCAGGTGTGATCCCAAGTCTGAAGGCATAGTCAAGTGTTTGCGTCAAGAGCTTCAAAGTGAAGAAATTGGCTGAGATGAAGAAAGAATTCCAGGGGGCTGGTGTTGGGCTGAGCTGTCTGGGATCTGTCCCTGGCTCAGCTCACGGGGTACAGCGTgtccagggctgtgggagaggGTTTGGGCAGTGTTTGAAACATCCCTGTGGCTGGTTTGGGGGTagagccccagcacagctgccccaAGGCCATGGGGCAGTTTCTGTGTCCCTGGTCAGTTCTGCTCCGTGTCTGGCTGAGGGTGAGGTGAGgacagctcctctcccagcaccagggaggtgggagctgaatgcagcaggagctgaggatgcagcagagccctgcccaggcacCTGCAGCCCCAAATTTGGGTGCTCACAAAggaccagcacagccagggagagagaTTTGTGCTGCTGGAACTGATACTGGAGGGAGAGAGGCAGGACTGGGAGTAACCACCCAGAAAGGGATAAAAAGCACCAGAGTGGAATTTGAAGTGTTGAGGCAAACCTGTGTTTCGAAAATGTTGAGCATCCTAAGCTTggattccttttttctcctgtttttttccctttttgtgttttctttgtctcaagcctggggaaaacaaaacaaaacccccgAACTAACACCAACatcacaacaacaaaaagccccaaacctaACAACCTgttgctgcagccctgcagaaccACACGTGCTGGGGtggccctgtcccctcctcGTGCCCTGGATCCCAGCGGCCTTTTCCCCTGCAGCGGGAGGTGTGGGCACACCCGTGCCAGGGCATCCCGAAACTTGCCCCAGTTTCAGCCCCATTCTGGAAGCACAAGGGCcaaagggaaggggaggcagGAGTGAAGGATGCTCGGGCAGggctttccttctgctgtgttCCTGCTCGCCCGGGCGTTCCCTGGGAatctgtgtcacctgtgtcgCTTTGCTGGCGCTGGTCGGACCGAGGTGTTGCTTCCCGGGAGTGTTTGCCGAGGGTGTGCTGGAATGCGTGTGTGCCTCCGGGTGGTTCCTGGATCCTCCCCTGAGAAACAGGCTCTGGGGGCCTTGGGGCTGCCCCTGGTCACTCTGGGGAAGGGGCCAGGAATGTGGTGGGACTGGGACCTGCCCCTTGTCCCCACGGGGTCCTGCTCTGGGCTCCAGCACTTTTCCAGCCCTTGTGTGACCTGGCCGGGGCAGTGGCTGCACACCCTCCTCGGATGTCCTGCTGTGTGTCCCAGCCATGTTGTAAATagatacaaatatatttaaaaatatataatttttttacatgttCACCTCTTCTGGAGTGCTGTGCTTGCTTTTTATTAAAcctcagaaggggaaataaaaccCGAAAGAGGAAATAAAGTGAAGTGTGCAAAGGGGCGGCGCTGCTCcggggctgtccctgtgctgggggggTCAGAGGGAGAGGACAGCCCCCCAAGCATCCCTCTGCCTGCTTTTCCAGGTGTGCTTgcgcaggagggagggagaagggatgggacaCCGCAGGATGAGACCCAGCAGGAGCAGTTCTGACCGGGTTGGGGACCGTGGCTGGGGTTATTCCCATTCCGCCCCAGAGCCAggccggcagggcagggcgtGATGCTCCTGGTGCTGGGTGGGTGAGGGCTCACAGCAGAGActgggggcacaggggaggGGATTTAGGACATCCTTCCACACAAGGACATCCTTCCACACTGTCCCACCGTGGCCACCTTTGTCCCCGCTGTCACCCCCGGGGTCTCTCCAGGTGCCTTCTGCCACTCCTGCCTCACCCACCTCGAGGCTTCATCTTGATCTTTCCTTGCTCCCACCTTTTCCCCGGAGCTCTCCGGCCCAGCCGGGTGTGTCGCTGGGCTGGGCCTTGTTCCCAGGAATCCTCCGACTCTCCCGAAGCTTCGGATTCCCCGGCACCGGGAattccccagcccctggggtGCACCCGGGTCCCCAGGGACCCGCAGGGACCCGCAGGGGACGAGCAGGGACGCGCCGTTCCAGCCCGGGCCGTGTTTGTGCTAAAGCTTGGCACCGCCTCACAAAAATGTGCTTGGGCGCTGCCAGAGCTCCCTGTTATTGCTCCTGGTGCCAAAGAATTCGCTTCCCCGACAAGGACGCATTCCTTGGGGCCGTGGGAAGGATTTTGAGAGGGACGAGCTTCGTCTCGCTGGACCCCCAGTCAGCCCCGGTTTGggggggtggcagcagggatgggagctgggggggTGAAGGGACCCCCAGGGGGGATGCACATCCCTGTTTTTGCTGGATCTGGGACACGAGGGCTCCAAACAGAGCGCAGTGATGCGCAGTATGGGGACAGAGGCTTGGATTCGTCACAGTTTGTCCCCAAAAACGCTGACCGGGGAGGTGGCAGCTCTCAGCGCCTCcctggaggggaaggaggagctgcACTCTCCCAACATCTGGATTTTCATCCCCGCCTCTGGGGTTCCCTGAAGCCCGAGGCACCGGGATCTCCTGGCCCCGAGACCCCACAGCTGGGAGgggcagggttttcctgggtcCCTTTTGGTGCTGGGGGCTCAGCACAGAGCCcaccctgcctgtgctgggaggggacaccaGACCCCTGTCCTGAGGCCCCTGTCCCAGCGTCTCACTCTCATCACATCCCAGTTTGGTGATGCCACCAGCTCatgggggctgggggctggtgTCACCTCCCAGGCGAGAGCCACGGCTCCACCGGGGACTTTGGTGGCCTTTGGTGACACAGAGAGGCCCCAGCACACCTCCCTGGGAAAGCTTTTGGGGAGTAACTGCAATTCCAGAGGCTCCAGACCCCAATTTCCCGTGTCTTGGGAGGCACCAAAGGGCTCTGAGTCTGTTTCTggtcagcagctcccaggcaggaatggccccagcccagccctgcagagcctttGCTCCACACCCACCTCTCCATCCCGGACTCCCTGGGAggtggggatggagcagagccctggaaaGGGATCCAGCAAAGGGGTGTTGGAGACCTCCAGTCCttccccactgccccagggcAAACCCACAGCGTTTCCCTGTTCCTGGAGGGTCTGATCCACCTGCACAAAGCCCTGAGGCGTCTCCCCTGGCCGAGCTGTGCCCAAAGCAGGGCGGATTTTGAAGGCATCTCGCTCGGTCCCAGGGGTGAAGGAGGGGCCTGTGGCCAG
This genomic stretch from Hirundo rustica isolate bHirRus1 chromosome 29, bHirRus1.pri.v3, whole genome shotgun sequence harbors:
- the ENSA gene encoding alpha-endosulfine isoform X2 — its product is MAAWGDTQEKDKAVAPERAEEAKLKAKYPNLGQKPGGSDFLMKRLQKGQKYFDSGDYNMAKAKMKNKQLPSAGPDKNLVTGDHIPTPQDLPQRKSSLVTSKLAG
- the ENSA gene encoding alpha-endosulfine isoform X1; the encoded protein is MAAPLGTGAFTEETGQEKQDTQEKDKAVAPERAEEAKLKAKYPNLGQKPGGSDFLMKRLQKGQKYFDSGDYNMAKAKMKNKQLPSAGPDKNLVTGDHIPTPQDLPQRKSSLVTSKLAG